In a genomic window of Rhododendron vialii isolate Sample 1 chromosome 12a, ASM3025357v1:
- the LOC131311713 gene encoding uncharacterized protein LOC131311713 — MRNCHISNTSIQPRKLTQRSVFIQFPDLSYQGFFFLFFHFLDLGSFRIPRFIHIWLEKNASIVREFEPEANFTDLVSCIGVAWFSSDRSSESMEEELRFVCNKSCDVIKNSAGTGEKFEPHVRKLSSFLKMNGGNCKDSSVCEIGGQSGYGLRENPKKTWRAGVGVGGSKLPLQQQKDQICKQCGKGFQSLKALCGHMACHSEKDRVLRDDHSWSTTSEKNQKIGFDSQSDTEAEPVGPRQRRRPKRAASMRYKRISVRSSCSSAVSEIDHEQEEVAMCLMMLSRDYGKWVGFDLAGESSDNNSAVLETRPSPNIEMKIRRKQSALDSVKNSAERKRNLKSGGTWESKAVQFENSDSGYSMNEANKVDSDVSADGFSRNGSFKKQKVENGSGLVRGLNKGKFTGIESKKGLAKGKGYGQSTGNGSDFVEFNSRRKKHESGSKKQQDFSLNEKKSKSKPKKSRGHECPVCHKVFKSGQALGGHKRSHFLGASEEKSNQIVLPVVTRQEFSEPPDLIDLNLPVSLDEEEANELSQFMPW; from the coding sequence ATGCGAAACTGTCACATCTCAAACACTTCAATCCAACCAAGAAAATTAACTCAGCGATCTGTGTTCATCCAGTTCCCAGATTTGAGCtatcaaggttttttttttttgttctttcattttcttgatcTGGGTTCGTTTCGAATTCCTCGGTTTATTCACATCTGGTTGGAAAAGAATGCCAGCATTGTTAGAGAATTTGAGCCAGAAGCCAATTTTACTGATCTAGTTTCCTGTATTGGGGTTGCCTGGTTTTCCAGTGATCGATCAAGTGAATCAATGGAGGAGGAGTTGAGGTTTGTGTGCAACAAGAGCTGTGATGTGATCAAGAATTCAGCTGGAACAGGCGAGAAATTTGAGCCCCATGTGAGAAAGCTGTCTTCTTTCTTGAAGATGAATGGAGGAAATTGCAAGGATTCATCAGTGTGTGAAATCGGAGGGCAATCTGGGTATGGGCTCAGGGAAAATCCCAAGAAAACATGGAGGGCAGGGGTTGGGGTCGGTGGTTCAAAACTGCCTTTACAGCAACAGAAGGATCAGATTTGCAAACAATGTGGAAAAGGGTTCCAGTCGCTGAAAGCTCTCTGCGGCCACATGGCTTGTCACTCGGAGAAAGATAGGGTTTTGAGAGACGATCATTCCTGGAGTACTACCAgcgagaagaatcagaagataGGTTTCGATAGCCAATCGGATACGGAGGCCGAGCCGGTGGGTCCGAGGCAGCGGCGGCGGCCCAAGAGGGCGGCAAGCATGAGGTACAAGAGGATTTCTGTCAGATCTTCTTGTTCATCTGCTGTATCCGAGATTGATCACGAACAAGAAGAGGTTGCCATGTGCTTGATGATGCTGTCTAGGGATTATGGGAAATGGGTTGGCTTTGACTTAGCTGGAGAGTCTTCTGATAACAATTCTGCTGTTTTAGAGACCAGGCCATCCCCTAATATTGAAATGAAAATCAGAAGAAAGCAATCAGCCCTGGATTCTGTCAAAAACAGTGCTGAGAGAAAAAGGAACTTGAAATCTGGTGGAACTTGGGAGTCAAAGGCAGTTCAGTTTGAGAATTCTGATTCTGGCTACTCCATGAACGAGGCTAATAAGGTGGATTCAGATGTTTCTGCCGATGGGTTTTCAAGAAATGGCAGTTTCAAGAAGCAGAAAGTGGAAAACGGATCTGGATTGGTGAGAGGCCTTAACAAAGGAAAATTTACGGGTATCGAATCGAAGAAGGGTTTGGCCAAGGGAAAAGGGTATGGTCAGAGTACTGGAAATGGTTCAGATTTCGTGGAGTTCAATTCAAGGAGGAAGAAACACGAGTCTGGTAGCAAGAAGCAGCAAGATTTTTCCTTGAATGAGAAGAAATCGAAGTCGAAGCCAAAGAAAAGCAGAGGACATGAGTGCCCAGTCTGCCACAAGGTTTTCAAGTCGGGCCAAGCATTAGGGGGTCACAAGAGGTCTCATTTTCTTGGAGCTTCTGAGGAGAAGAGCAATCAGATAGTACTACCAGTAGTAACCAGACAGGAGTTTTCTGAACCTCCTGATTTGATTGATCTCAATCTTCCTGTTTCTTTGGACGAGGAAGAAGCAAATGAGCTCTCCCAGTTCATGCCATGGTAG